In a single window of the Papaver somniferum cultivar HN1 chromosome 8, ASM357369v1, whole genome shotgun sequence genome:
- the LOC113306319 gene encoding uncharacterized protein LOC113306319 codes for MSRASKGSKTEGNAKPKQQFEGDSKKKNQDESRRRSGNGEDARRNQGREKVKFPSLNIGLGELFKKIKDSLPAPKPLPVETKDKRDKNKYCAHQDHGHNTDSCRTLAAQVQKMIEDGKLQQYVKKDLARVNALDLREIRVIHARVNSDSSKTHEKVTRLKLRHIHDWRISNKLDYANLIGTETLEEGKTEISLSNADLAGVYQPHNDANFILALIGMYKVRRVLVDTGSSISVIFSGAYSSMNLNEGQVEADNNPIIGFRGETLTTIGRLSFPTIVGGRTVMQYFSLLDCRAPYNAILGRDWIHAMEEVTFTIHQCLKFITPVGVMKVRSDQVTSHKCHESAMEEYRKSELKGSEILQVREESIAITVLPNLLSRKRKGRTSNY; via the coding sequence ATGTCACGAGCATCGAAAGGGTCTAAAACCGAAGGGAATGCCAAACCAAAGCAACAATTCGAGGGTGAttctaaaaagaaaaatcaagatgAATCCAGAAGAAGATCTGGAAATGGAGAGGACGCCCGAAGAAATCAAGGAAGAGAAAAGGTGAAGTTTCCCAGTCTAAACATTGGACTTGGAGAACTTTTCAAGAAGATTAAAGACTCGCTTCCAGCTCCAAAGCCGTTGCCGGTTGAAACAAAAGATAAGAGAGACAAGAATAAGTATTGTGCTCATCAAGATCATGGACATAACACAGACTCTTGTCGTACACTTGCGGCTCAAGTCCAAAAAATGATTGAAGACGGGAAGTTGCAACAATATGTGAAGAAGGATCTAGCACGGGTCAACGCTCTGGATCTACGAGAGATCAGAGTAATCCATGCAAGAGTTAATTCAGATTCAAGCAAGACACATGAAAAAGTGACCCGTCTGAAGTTGCGTCACATCCATGACTGGCGAATATCGAACAAACTTGATTACGCCAATCTAATTGGTACTGAAACTCTAGAAGAAGGGAAAACTGAGATATCTTTATCGAACGCAGATCTTGCTGGAGTTTATCAGCCACATAACGATGCAAATTTTATCTTAGCTCTCATTGGAATGTACAAGGTACGCCGagttctagtcgatactggaagttcAATTAGTGTCATATTCTCCGGAGCGTACTCCTCAATGAACTTGAATGAGGGTCAAGTTGAAGCTGACAATAATCCGATTATCGGATTCCGTGGTGAGACATTGACAACAATTGGAAGATTAAGTTTTCCTACGATTGTGGGAGGAAGAACAGTTATGCAGTACTTCTCATTACTAGATTGTCGCGCACCTTATAATGCCATTTTAGGACGTGATTGGATTCATGCAATGGAGGAAGTAACTTTCACTATTCATCAATGTTTGAAATTCATTACTCCGGTAGGGGTGATGAAGGTTAGGAGCGATCAGGTGACATCTCATAAATGTCATGAAAGCGCAATGGAGGAGTATAGAAAGTCTGAATTAAAAGGTTCAGAAATACTCCAAGTTCGAGAAGAAAGCATAGCAATCACAGTGCTTCCCAACCTCTTATCAAGGAAGAGGAAAGGAAGGACCTCCAACTATTGA
- the LOC113306320 gene encoding uncharacterized protein LOC113306320, with protein MCPYRNIRYWIGDYRRVPPIAKEEKFNQAHAQLRNVIERAIGILKVRFPVLIKMPSYSFETQRDIVIACMSIHNFLRRNALDEWLFKEYENETFDMNETQVEVEVEEETEENAPRLFGRQEQIYMNNLRDEIASLL; from the coding sequence ATGTGTCCGTATCGCAACATAAGGTATTGGATAGGTGATTATCGAAGAGTACCTCCAATAGCAAAAGAGGAGAAGTTTAATCAAGCCCATGCTCAATTGAGGAATGTGATTGAGAGAGCAATCGGGATATTGAAAGTAAGATTTCCCGTCTTAATTAAAATGCCTTCTTACTCATTTGAGACTCAAAGAGATATCGTAATTGCTTGCATGTCAATACATAACTTTCTACGTCGTAATGCATTAGATGAATGGCTATTTAAAGAATATGAGAATGAGACATTTGATATGAATGAGACACAGGTGGAAGTCGAAGTGGAAGAGGAAACGGAAGAAAATGCACCTCGTCTGTTTGGACGACAAGAGCAGatatatatgaacaacttacgtGATGAGATAGCTAGCCTCCTTTAA